The Magnolia sinica isolate HGM2019 chromosome 9, MsV1, whole genome shotgun sequence sequence attttttttccattttttgttcATTATATGATTGTCTGGTTTTAACATGTGATGCAGTCCAAGTTTGAGTTTAACGCGGATGCAAAGAAGTGGGTGTTACAATCAATTGGTAGAAAATGGAAGGATTGGAAAGGTGAACTGAAAAAACTCTACTATTCTCCTCATGAGACTGACGAGGAGCGGCTTGCGAACCTTGATGAGCGGGTCAAAGAGGATCAGTGGAAGACACTAATTCAGTTTTGGAACTCTAAAGAAGGGAAGGTATGTGATGAGTAATTATTGATTACTTTATGTTTTAGAATTACACAATAATCTTTCGTTGATATCTTATAATTTACTCCATCGGTGTGTTCACATATAGGCTCGTAGTAAGACAAGTTTAGAGAATCGAAAAAGACAATTAATCGGCCACGCTGCAGGCTCAAAGAGCTTTGCACGGATACGTGAGGAAGAGGTAAATTTTCTTAATCACTCGATCAATCATGTTGGTCTATTCCTTATATATAACTTGTTTACATAATGATAGAGGAAGAAAATAGCTAGTGACGAGGATCCAAGCCGGGCAGATGTGTTTATATTGACCCATACGTGCAAGAGTGGTAAGCCTGTGGATGAGGCTTCATTAAGAGTAATGGTATATCCCTGCATCTAATCATTATGTTttatacttttaaaaaaaaaattctctcattTATCGTTGTACAATCTAAACCGATATTTTTCTATTGCAGGAACAACTTAATGAACAAATTTCTCAGTAGCCCGATACCTCACAGAATAGCACAGGAAGGAATGAGTTGTTCTCTCAAGTAATGGGAGAAGATCGACATGGCCGAGTCCGCACTTATGGGTTAGGCCCCACTCCTACTGATTTGTGGGGAACAACACATAGCCAACGAAGGATTGCCTCCGCTGCTCAGATTAGAAATGAAGAATATGAGGAACTGCAGATTGAAGTATCATCCCTAAAATCAAAAGTTTCATACCTAAAATTGGAAGTATCATCCCTAAAATCagaattttcatcttttaaagaATCCATGGTGCAGCTGATATCCTCTAGGACAAATCTGAAATCCACAGTATCAGATAATTCAGCTAATCTCAACCTAAACCAACCGGCCTCATCATCAAGCCAGGTAATTATATGCATATATTTACATGTGTATTATGTCCTATATTATATAGAGTTTAGTCGGTATATGATGATTgacattgatttatcatttgtaGGGACACTTAGCGAAAAAGGGAAAGACTACGACTTGCAGTAGTACCGGGGTAAATTTTCACACAAATAATAGTTCTTTTATTATGTTTTGAGATTATTGTGTTCTTAATTAGATGTGGTATACAAATGATGCAATGTATTGtgttaaataataaaatttatttgTAGGACGTAATCGAAGTTCTTCTTACTAGTATCTGTGGGGTTACCGTCGCTAGAGGGATTGTCTTGAGTAAGGATCCGCTCACAAAAGTAGGCGGGTTTCCACTTGGAAATGGTTTTTGGGAAGAATATATTCAGGTGGCAATTGTACGTGAAGAGACTTTGATGAGACCCTATGGATGATACAAAACAATTGGGGATGCGGCTGGAACAAGTATTTGTTGGCCTGATTGTTGTTGTTTggtaagattatttttttttcatatacaatAGAACTTATATAAGATTGTAAATATTAActaatttctttttgttattttattttgtaggttACGACAACTATGGATTGAGCTAAATggagggatctctctctctctctctctctctctctctctctctctctctctctctctctctctctctctttgttatttctgaaaacaaaaataattgaTTTTGACAGTTGGTTGTGACAGCTAATGTTTGTTTCATgttagtagttttgcttgactaatctacAAAGAtttatattgtgatttgtttcagcttttcgTCTTCTTATGCGTAACAGAAGGTACacatttctattatgatttgttttgattttttctctACTTATGCGTAAAatattctgatttaaatattaagaactacgtagtggcttgatcccaatctttcaaacattgggtacgtaggcagccgttcatagTAGActgtatcggtgcagccacaattatttttttccccttcttgtaGTGTAGATGCATTTTCATCAGGACTATTTGACAGTAAGAGAGGTGGATGATCAATATATACCCTTGTGTTCAGTTTCTATGCAGGTAAGCAGATATTCCACCCCATAAGTTTTTGACATGTTTATTTATCTATATGTTAGAAAGATGAtcttagagcaagtggttaattatcc is a genomic window containing:
- the LOC131256957 gene encoding uncharacterized protein LOC131256957 → MKNILLSYCHIARHIQVLDMRRIKRMARRSIGPMTDAGPSQPQVTQATMGPSSDSQGAIKKRGHTRCLEVWKIREGQHITIPINTKGQPVGDNVNKLTNFLGTVARNGEYAPLTFTDWRAVPNEKKDDMLGLVMSKFEFNADAKKWVLQSIGRKWKDWKGELKKLYYSPHETDEERLANLDERVKEDQWKTLIQFWNSKEGKARSKTSLENRKRQLIGHAAGSKSFARIREEERKKIASDEDPSRADVFILTHTCKSGKPVDEASLRVMEQLNEQISQ